The following proteins are encoded in a genomic region of Hippoglossus hippoglossus isolate fHipHip1 chromosome 3, fHipHip1.pri, whole genome shotgun sequence:
- the LOC117754172 gene encoding uncharacterized protein LOC117754172, with product MKAQALSVRECTWMSEECHPVEELNGETNRDGLCLPNIFKSKKVKPLRRSHSGPTYQIYYTARELLLEVLDRGAVRELIRRAAGVKAGANRPLYTQSREPSAGLSQVEYAEALTCFSVVLQSGLSVGDDSSFGSELTLKLDGWQSVLKRNSFQNKLLTLSRLEDGDKLEALSAFCSHLTRRYQAFYTPGQNLAVKKYQLFYQQGPCPLHVALLCDLSSGFICNMYLYRPEQLQRQSRKPVVEQVVEHLLRPFCSHRHVVQLDSSAWMEGRVTDIFSGLGLNINFVPTVKRPVVDPAVTDSLSQLVAHLQGWTGPALLPLSDLKGPGADVFLPGLWVTLHTICINTYVLHTLQSSGRQVHLREFTRTLASQLNTDSSVTVPVLPQLNSSSHRETSLMNRSKQRVNTISSGDLMENESKRWNIPGVCGLDNFGNSCYLNAVLQCLCSTVPLVEHLLNQDNRKELARSKCRVAEVFVRLLEEMWLGRSSSCAPVEARSVLCFILPQFNNYSQQDAQELLLFLLNALHDNLKKVAKRHMRRVKKDQSRNCTTAAGDSTIVSRLFEGQLSYTTLCTHCNLQAHSTQAFTVLSLAIPTDILKCSIQDCLSLFFEQTVLSGGEKMLCSMCGLRRETEVLTCLDKPPEILMLHLKRFGCKGKNQVKLRTNVVFPTKLDLTQFLSSSVQNTSCSSYRLYAVVNHAGHLNMGHYTALCHNTLTRSWHCFDDSAVREVQDGFVQSPNAYLLFYSRKPFHNPKIHGLYQADIQ from the exons ATGAAGGCACAGGCTCTGTCAGTGAGGGAGTGCACCTGGATGTCGGAGGAGTGCCACCCAGTGGAAGAGCTGAACGGGGAAACCAACAGAGACGGCCTCTGTTTGCCGAACATCTTCAAATCCAAAAAAGTGAAGCCGCTCAGGAGGAGTCACAGCGGCCCCACTTACCAGATTTACTACACTGCCAGGGAGCTCCTGCTGGAGGTGCTGGACAGAGGAGCTGTGCGGGAGCTGATCAGGAGAGCTGCCGGCGTGAAGGCAGGAGCCAATCGTCCACTCTACACCCAGAGCAGAGAGCCGAGCGCTGGTCTCTCCCAGGTGGAGTACGCTGAGGCGTTGACGTGCTTCTCTGTTGTCCTGCAGAGCGGCCTGTCTGTGGGGGACGACAGCAGCTTTGGCTCTGAGCTGACCCTGAAGCTGGATGGATGGCAGAGTGTCCTGAAGAGAAACAGCTTCCAGAACAAACTCCTGACACTGAGCAGACTGGAGGACGGAGACAAGCTGGAAGCCCTCTCTGCTTTCTGCAGCCACTTGACCAGGCGCTACCAGGCCTTCTACACACCCGGTCAAAACCTGGCCGTGAAGAAGTACCAGCTCTTCTACCAGCAGGGTCCCTGCCCTCTCCATGTTGCCCTCCTCTGTGACCTGAGCTCGGGGTTCATCTGCAACATGTATCTGTACCGTCCAGAGCAGCTCCAGAGGCAGAGCAGGAAGCCAGTGGTTGAGCAGGTGGTGGAGCACCTGCTGAGACCGttctgcagccacagacacGTGGTTCAGCTGGACAGCTCTGCCTGGATGGAGGGCAGGGTCACAGACATCTTCTCTGGCCTCGGGCTCAATATCAATTTTGTTCCCACTGTGAAAAGGCCAGTTGTGGACCCAGCGGTCACGGACTCACTCTCTCAACTTGTAGCCCACCTGCAGGGCTGGACCGGCCCTGCTTTACTTCCTCTGTCGGACCTTAAAGGACCAGGGGCGGATGTGTTTCTCCCGGGCCTCTGGGTGACGCTGCACACGATCTGCATCAACACATACGTgctgcacacactgcagagctCAGGCAGACAGGTCCACCTGAGAGAGTTCACCAGGACTCTGGCCTCCCAGCTGAACACGGACAGCAGCGTCACTGTGCCTGTTTTACCTCAGCTCAACAGCAGCTCCCACCGAGAGACCAGCCTGATGAATCGGTCCAAGCAAAG GGTAAACACCATCAGCTCTGGTGATCTGATGGAAAATGAGAGTAAGAGGTGGAACATACCTGGAGTGTGTGGTTTGGACAACTTTGGAAACTCCTGCTACTTGAACGCTGTGCTGCAGTGCCTGTGCTCCACTGTGCCGCTCGTGGAGCACCTCCTCAACCAGGACAACCGCAAGGAGCTGGCAAG GTCCAAGTGCCGAGTGGCCGAGGTGTTTGTGCGCCTGCTGGAAGAGATGTGGCTGGGACGGAGCTCCAGCTGTGCCCCGGTGGAGGCCCGATCTGTGCTGTGCTTCATCCTCCCCCAGTTCAACAACTACTCCCAGCAAGACGCCCAggagctgctgctctttctcctAAACGCACTCCACGACAACCTGAAAAAG GTGGCAAAGCGCCACATGCGACGGGTGAAAAAAGACCAGAGCAGGAACTGCACCACTGCAGCTGGAGACTCCACCATCGTCTCACGTCTGTTCGAGGGTCAGCTGAGCTACACGACCCTCTGCACGCACTGCAACCTGCAGGCTCACAGCACGCAGGCCTTCACCGTCCTGTCCTTAGCCATCCCCACAGACATCCTCAAGTGCTCCATTCAG GACTGCCTGTCCCTGTTCTTCGAGCAGACTGTCCTGAGCGGAGGAGAGAAGATGCTGTGTTCCATGTGTGGACTCAGGAGAGAAACGGAGGTGCTGACGTGTTTGGACAAACCGCCCGAGATCCTGATGCTCCACCTGAAACG GTTCGGTTGTAAAGGGAAGAACCAGGTGAAGCTGAggacaaatgttgttttccccACGAAGCTCGATCTCACTCAGTTTCTGTCCAGCTCAGTACAAAACACCTCATGCTCTTCATACCGCCTCTACGCTGTCGTG AACCATGCAGGTCACCTGAACATGGGTCACTACACGGCCCTGTGCCACAACACCCTGACCCGGAGCTGGCACTGTTTTGACGACTCAGCGGTCCGAGAGGTGCAGGACGGATTCGTACAGTCTCCAAATGCATATCTGCTGTTCTACAGTCGCAAGCCTTTCCACAATCCAAAGATCCATGGACTCTATCAGGCCGACATCCAGTAG